Below is a genomic region from Henckelia pumila isolate YLH828 chromosome 3, ASM3356847v2, whole genome shotgun sequence.
AATTACaccaatttattaatttttataagttgataaaagaaaaataaataaggaaGATTTGACCTTTTGCTTATATAGGGCTTCATATTTTATTTCCAGTggttaattaaaaataactcGACACTGAAATTTGATTCAAAACTAATATACAAATGACAAATTACTAGTGATGAATCCAATTTACGGTCCCTCAGTCCCTCCTAAAACAAATTGTtcgaaatttttatatattcttAGTAATGAATATCCAACAATCTACTGTTAGAATAACATCAAAAAAATTTGACGATTCACTTTTGGTAACTGAGTCTGATATCGTAAACGAGTACTACATTGTTTGTATGTGAAAAGTTTTTATCACTTTTTTTCCATTTAAATCTATAGAAATCGACGCAAAATATCAAGTCCCATATGCACATTTTGATGCACCAACGTGAAATTAACTACACGAAACAAGAAACACAAATTAAGTTGGAGTTTGTATAATTTATATATGTCAAGTATCCACAAGCTCCACTAATTGCCTGTTCCCATTATTATTCTTGGAGCTTACAGCGCCTTTGCTGAATATCTCTTCCATCTCCTCCAGCCTCCGCCCCTTGGTCTCCGGTAAGCAGAAGTACACAAAGAACCATGCCACCACCGCTACACTGGCGAATAGATAGAACGCGCCGCCGTAAGTTATGGCGTCGGCCAGCGACAGAAATGTCATGGAGACGGTGGCGTTCATAACCCTGTTCATTCCCACACTGACGCTGGCCCCCGCCGCCCGCAGCTTCATGGGGAATATTTCAGCGCTGTAGACCCAGCAAACGGGGCACAGCCCGATGTTGAAGAACATTATAAACATATAAACAAAGATTAAACTCAGTACAAGAGCCCACAGCAGCTTCTTTTCCGCGTGTTCCACCATAGTTAAACAGGTTCCGAGGCCTGTAAGGGCTACGATCATGCCGGTGATGCTGACCAAAAGAAGTTTTCTCCGGCCAACTCTGTCGATTATGAAGGTGGAGATTGTTATGAAGGTCAGTTTTGTCAGCCCCACTCCGACTGTGGCTAGCAGAAGCTTCTTCTTGTCCATCACGCCCGCCTTTTTGAAGATTCTTGGGCCGTATAGAATCACAGCTTCAGTCCCTGTCGCGTGTTCGAAGAAATGTATCCCCACTCCGGCGATCAGCATCCTCCGCACGGTCGGggtcggcttgaatagcaattCCTTCCAAATACCAGCTTCGCCTTGCGCGGATTTGGATTTGGGGACTGATACGGTTTCATCGGTGCAATTTTCGTCGATCCCCGCGGCTTTTTTGATGTCTTTTAACCTCTGCTCTGCCTCTTCACTGTCATCACAGACTCTGTACATGATTTTCTTGGCTTCACCCAATCTCCCTTGCATAATCAGCCACCGGGGGGATTCGGGCATCTTGAGGATCCCGATTGCAAGAAAAAGAGAAGGGATTGCTGCAATCCCGAGCATTATTCTCCAACCTTGCCTTAGGCTGAGTTTTGCGAACACGTTGTTGGAGATATAACCGAGCAAGATCCCAACACTGATGCCGATTTCCGGTAAAGAGGAGAGGAACCCGCGAGTGTTGGCCGAAGAAATCTCGGCGGCGTACACAGGAGCAATCATCAAGGCGAAGCCGACGCCGACTCCGGCCGTGCATCTTCCGGCGAGAAGAACGCCGTAATTGGGCGAATATCCCATAAGAATGGAGCCGAGCATGAAGATTATGGAGGCCAGGACTATGGTGTAACGCCTGCCGATGTAATCGGAGGTTCTTCCGGCGCAGAGAGATCCCACAAGCGCGCACAGGTTCAATATTCCCGCCAGGACTTCCAGTTGACCTTCCTTGATCGTGAATTCTTCTTTTATGAAGATCATGGCTCCACTCATCACTCCAGTATctgcaaaatttaatttaagatTCAACATGATCAGAAGATTACACGGACTACTCAGATTGAATCCAGATCAATAATTCATCCGGATGACATCTTTTTATTCACGTAACGTTTTTAAGATCCTAAAATTAACGAAAATAAACGAGAATTAAAATCACCATAGCCAAAGATTATGGATATCATGGAGCCGACCACTGCACAAGCACATGCATATTTGTTGAGCTTTCGGGCTTCGAATGCATTTGCACCAGCCTCCATTGTTACAACCATGCACGGGAGTTTCTACAAAAGAAAATTTGTCTTCTGTGCATACGAAAACATAAAGAATTAAACTCACCAAGTAAACGCTTAAATCCAATTCCAAAAACCCCTCGTGGAACCCACCCCTTATCTCAACAcctcatattttaatttaatttataccGCAGCGTgggaaaacatatatatatttcacaccACAGCCAATTATAATTAATGCAAAATCCCTTTCGTCTGGTTAATGGACAAAACGTGCAAATATTCAATGTAGTTTTTCCCTTTTCATCAAAGATTTTATCAAACGATCTTCAAAAAGAAACGAAAAACGAACAGAGATTTTCTGAAAGGACTGCCTATGTTTCATTAAATGAcataccatatatatatatatatatatatatatatatataaattgctGCAAGACTACGTCTTCTCACATCGTGGGTCGGCTCGATTCATATACAGTCTTTAAAGTAATAACATACAATCTAATATTTGGATATGATATGTCGTCCGtctcataaaattgatttcatctCATCAGATTTTTCTCTTTATCTAATCACCGTCCCATAATTATAGCggtttattaattaatttttatccaaaattcgATAACAAGTGGATAAGAATCCCCAGAAAGAAGGTCCAAATAACTTTGTTTTCCCCGGATTAAACGCGTGCATCCGACTTGGGACTCTTGATATAGCTATGGCTAGGGAAAAAGATAAAAATACAGAATCAAGAATGCAAAAGCTTTTTGAGTTTGCAAGCATGTGAACAGACattaatgaaatataaaattcagataactatatatatattggatTTGGATGCATTCAAAATAGTCAACtatcaatttttcaaaaaattggaCCGCTGTCTACATACATCATACAAATCAAATGGGTATCTTCGATCTGTACATATCGGTTTTATATTTGCGCtaattatattatatgaatGCTGATTAAGTGAGTCTCACGtgtttaataaattataaataaataaatatatatatatatatagacacgtATTTTAAAAAGGTGTGCATTGCACGTGCGTGCTTTCGACTATGATTTTGTACTCTTTTTGTTAGCACATGATGAACCTTTTGGAACCAGATCGCCGATCGGTCTCGGTTaggttaaatttatttaaaagtttTTTGCAATTTGAAAGTGTGATTGGAAGTGCCATAAAAAGTGTGATTGAAAGTGGAGTTGGGGAATGAAGTGTTATGGAAAATAGTACATGTCTgcatatataactaaaatacaattttgataaattagaaaaaaaaaatatgaaaattagaTTACTAAATCGAATTTTCCGAAATATTACATATAACATCTAAATCAACAAGATGCAAAAAACAAGTCAACAAAAGCTATTATgtcaaaagaaaatgaaaattatatatgatCCTATAAGTCAATTAATCCACTTAAGAGTTTGAACACTTTAAGACATGTAGTTTTATAGGCATTGGTCGACTTAATTGTGGGGATATGAGAGCTTTGATAGCCATTAACAAGAAGTGGGTTCACGTACTTATCATGGCCCAAAAACTTGATATATGCCCACTTCCtccaagcaaaaaaaaaaa
It encodes:
- the LOC140890828 gene encoding probable polyol transporter 6 — its product is MVVTMEAGANAFEARKLNKYACACAVVGSMISIIFGYDTGVMSGAMIFIKEEFTIKEGQLEVLAGILNLCALVGSLCAGRTSDYIGRRYTIVLASIIFMLGSILMGYSPNYGVLLAGRCTAGVGVGFALMIAPVYAAEISSANTRGFLSSLPEIGISVGILLGYISNNVFAKLSLRQGWRIMLGIAAIPSLFLAIGILKMPESPRWLIMQGRLGEAKKIMYRVCDDSEEAEQRLKDIKKAAGIDENCTDETVSVPKSKSAQGEAGIWKELLFKPTPTVRRMLIAGVGIHFFEHATGTEAVILYGPRIFKKAGVMDKKKLLLATVGVGLTKLTFITISTFIIDRVGRRKLLLVSITGMIVALTGLGTCLTMVEHAEKKLLWALVLSLIFVYMFIMFFNIGLCPVCWVYSAEIFPMKLRAAGASVSVGMNRVMNATVSMTFLSLADAITYGGAFYLFASVAVVAWFFVYFCLPETKGRRLEEMEEIFSKGAVSSKNNNGNRQLVELVDT